The Porphyromonas sp. oral taxon 275 DNA window AAGCCCTCGACCTACATGAACCTCAGCGGCGAGGCCGTGCGCTACTGGATGAGCACGGAGAAGATCCCCATCGAGCGCGTCCTCGTCCTCGTCGACGACCTCGCCCTACCCTTCGGCACGCTGCGGCTCAAGGGCAAGGGCAGCGACGCGGGGCACAATGGGCTGAAGAACATCGCCCAGCTCCTCGGCTCGCAGAGCTACCCGCGTCTACGCTTCGGTATAGGCAATGACTTCCCCCAGGGGGCGCAGATCGACTACGTCCTAGGGCGCTTCTCCCGCGAGGAGGAGACGGCGCTGCCCGAGCTGCTGGAGCGCTGCTGCGACATCACCGCCGCCTTCTGCCTCGAGGGCATCGGCCCGACGATGAACCGCTACAACTAGCCGCTACCCGCCCCTGAGCCTAAGGGGCTCGACCCTCCAAGTAAAATAAGCCAAGCCGCCCCACGAGCATCCTACTCGTGGGGCGGCTTGGCTTATTCATCGCTCTACCTACGGGCGTACCGCAGGGAGCTCAGCTAGAGCTAGTACTGCGCGGGGTGTGCTATAGAGCCCGCGCTGGGGGACTAGCCCTCGTAGGCAGCGAGCATCCAGATGCTCTTCTCCTGCTCGTCGAGGAGGGCGCTGATGAGGTCGCCCGTGACGATGTCGTCAGCGGCCTCGGCAGCAGCAGCCACCTTACGCTCCTGAGCGACGAGCACGCGGAGGCTGTCGAGCAGCTCGGGGAGGATCTGCTTGGGGTCGCGGACATCGTGCGACTCCTTGATGGTAGCGATCTTGAGGTACTCGCTGAAGCGGTTCTCAGGCGTAGCGCCCAGCTGCAGGAGACGCTCTGCGATCTCGTCTACATGCTCGGCAGCACCGTTGTAGTAGGACTCGAACTGTGCGTGCAGGGTGAAGAACTGGGGCCCACGTACGTGCCAGTGGTAGCCGCGCAGGTTGGTGTAGTAGACCTGGAAGTCTGCCAGGAGCTGTGCTAGTTCCTTTACCACAGCTGCGGCCTTGGTCTGGTCAATGCCAGTGATCGATAGTACGTTCATAGTCGTCTTGTATTGAGTTAAGTATTCCTATCAGTGATCTCTGCCCTCTTCTCTGGAGAGGACACTGCAAAGGTAAGACGAGACTCCTGGGCGACCAACAGCGTGTATCAATTTGTAAATAAACGGAGTCTATACCCCGCCCCTTGCCTACTATAGCTGAGGCTGGGGACTCATCGCGTCCTCGCTTGGCTCGCCGAAGAGCAGCGTCTTGGCCTCGGTGATCTCATCGACGGCAGCGATCAGTCGCGGGTAGAGATAGGAGGCCTGGCGCGCGCTCGGAGGCAGCTGCGACTGGCTATCATAGGGCGGTGTGGGCAGGATGCCCTCCACCAGCAGACAGCCGTAGCCCATGAGGTAGACCCCCACCAGCAGCCCGAGCACCAAGCCCAGGATGCGGTCCAGCACGCCGAGGAAGGTACCCTTGGTCAGCGAGGCAAACCAGCCCCCGACGACGCGGATGAGGATGTAGACGAGGGCGAAGGACAGCAGCGGCAGCAGCACCATCCAGCCGCCGAGCTGCTCCCCCTCCGCTCCGCCGAGGATCTGCTGCAGGTAGGGCGTCAGGTGCCAGGACTCGCGGAAGGCGATGACAAGGGCTGCAACCTGCAGGACGCGCTTGACAGCGCCCCCGAAGAGGCCCGAGAGGGCGAAGAGCAGCACTGCTCCGCCCAGGAAGATATCTAATTGGTTCATGTGTCGTATAGCTAGGGAGCGGGCGGCGCACCTTGGCCCGCCCGAGTGCTCTGAGCCGTCTAGCGCCAGAGCTGCTCCCAGTGGGTGAATAGTGGGAAGAGGTAGTGTACCCCCTCATCGATGACCTGCGGCTCGAGGCCCTGCCCCTGCCAGTAGCGCAGCTGGTGCGCGGGTGGGAGGATGCGGTCATCACCCCCGACATAGGCGCGCGTCCAGAGGCCGAGGGCGCTGGGCTTGGGGCTCGGGTGCTCCTCGGCGCGCATGAGGTGGTAGAGGGCATCGTGCTCGGCCTGCAGCTCGGCCGTGGTGCGGGCGTGCAGCGCCTCATAGAGGTGGCGCATGCTCCTTGCGCCGCAGAAGCGGCGATCGAAGCGCTGCCTATTGTCCTCCCTAAGCTCGCCGCGCATCATCTCGTAGTGCAGCTGCGGGATGCCGAGGCGGTCATCCATCGGATAGCCCGTACCCGCCACGGCCGTAGCCGAATGGATACGCGCCCGCAGCTCGGGGTGGGCCGCCACGAAGCTATCCACGGCCCACACGCCCATAGACCAGGCGACGATGCGGAGCTCACTGTAGCGACTGAAGTCGAAGTCCAGCGTCTCGGCGCCCTCGGCATAGTACCAGAGGCTCAGGAGGTCGTAGCCCTCGGGCCGCTCCAGGTGCTCCACTGCCACGGGTGTCATCCCCCAGCCCGAGAAGTAAAGGATCAGCCGCCCCTCGGGCACGGCAGCTGGCGTGAACTGCTGGTACATAGCGCTCGGCTCTTGGGCTACCGGGGGCTAGTCCTCATCCTCGTCCTGCTCCATCTGGAGCATCTCGCGGTAGTCCGTCCAGTCGGGGTCCTCCTGGCAGTCGATCTCCAGCGGGAGGGTCGGATAGGGCGCCAGGCAAGCGTTGAGCCGCTCGCCGAAGGTCGGCAGGTGACGCGTGTAGAAGGTCCAGTCCTTCGCCCCGCCCCCAGTATAGTTGCCCGTCATGATGGCGAGCTTGTCCCGCTCCATCGTCCGCCGCAGTAGGGGCTCGATCTCCTCGATGAGCTGTGCTGTCGCCTCGTCGGGCATCCCATCGGCCTCGGCCGCATAGGGCCAGGAGATGGCGACACGCACGCGCAGGCTGCCCGAGGCGATGAACTGCTCCAGCTCCTTGCGTACGGTCACGAAGACCAGTTGCCCGCCCTCGGTGTGGCTGAGCGAGGTGAACCATTCGTCCGTCAGTTTCATTGCTTATCCTATATATATGTATGGCGCTTGGCCAGGGCTAAAGGTAAGAAAAAAGCGAGGGATCCCGTATGGAATCCCCCACTCTAGATGTGAAGTCACAACAGAACTCCCCGAAGGGGTATCCTTATTGTGATTGGCTTCTCGTTTATGTACTGCAAAGGTACGCAGAATATCTCGCCCGCGCAATAGCCCCGAGGCCGAGGCGGTGCAGCCCCTCCGCGCTCAGCGCCTCGCCCCCCTTAGCCCCACCTCCACCCGCCCTACTGCGGGGGCACCGCTGAGGGATATCCATCACGGCGCTGAGGGCTATCCTTCACGGCGTCGAGGGACGTCCATCAGCGCGCTGAGGGCTATCAGTCAGGGCGGGGCGAGCTAGGGGCGGGTAAGGGGGAGCCTAGGCGAAGGGCAGCGGGACGAGGCTAGGAGCGGCAGCGGGGCGAGGCTATACAGCATATTTATCTACCTATAAACGCAGACGATTGGTAAGCTGGAGGGCTTAAACTATCTTTGCACTCGTAATCCCAATTACAGATTATTCAACATTCATTTAAGGACATACATCATGAGCATCATCAACAGCGAGCTCCCAGAATTCAAGGTCAACGCCTATCGCAAGGACAAGGGCTTCTTCGAAGTAACGCAGGAGGACCTCAAGGGCAAGTGGAGCATCTTCTTCTTCTACCCCGGTGACTTCACCTTCGTCTGCCCCACCGAGCTGGCCGACCTGGCTGACCACTACGAGGAGTTCCAGAAGCTGGGCGTAGACATCTACTCCATCAGTACGGACTCGCACTTCGTCCACAAGGCATGGGCTGACGCTACCGATACCATCGCCAAGGTCCAGTACACGATGCTTGCCGACATGACCTTCGAGCTGTCCTACGCTATGGGCGTACTCGGCGAGGAGTCTGGCCAGGCTTACCGCGGTACCTTCCTCTTCAACCCCGACGGACTGGTGAAGATCGCCGAGATCCACGACAATGGGATCGGGCGTGACGCTACCGAGCTGCTGCGCAAGGTCAAGGCTGCGAAGTTCGTCTACGAGCACCCCGGCCAGGTCTGCCCCGCTAAGTGGCAGGAAGGCGACGCTACCCTCCAGCCTAGCATCGACCTCGTAGGTAAGATCTAGACCAAGCGCGCGAGACCGAGCTAGTACCCATAGCTCCTCGAGCCATCTGCTAGGGGAGAAGGAGCCGCCTGAGGTGCGCTTCTTCTCCCCTAGCTTTACCCCACGGCTCCTCCCTAGTACCCCAAGACCCTAGCATCATCTAGCCTTTACCCCTATGACACTAGACCAGAATATCCTCGAGCAGCTGCGTGGTATCTTCGCCCAGCTCGAGCAGTCCTATACCCTCCTCGTCGAGAACGACGGCTCCCCCAAGGCCGCCGAGCTCCTCACCCTAGCACGTGACTTTGCCTCCACCAGCGAGCGCCTCAGCTACGAGGAGCGCCCCAGTGCGACGCTCCGCCTGAGCCTCCTGCGCGGCAGCGAGCCTACGGGCATCTCCTTCCGCGCCATCCCCGGCGGGCACGAGTTCACCTCCCTGATCCTGGCCGTACTGAATGCCGACGGCAAGGGTAAGAACCTACCCGAGGAGGTCTTCGTCCGTCGCATCGCTGCCCTCAAGACGCCGCTGCGCCTGACCACCTATGCCTCCCTCAGCTGTACCAACTGTCCCGAGGTCGTGCAGGCGCTCAACCTCATGGCCCTCTATAATCCTGGGCTCGAGCACGAGATGGTCGACGGCGCCCTCTTCCAGGCTGAGGTCGACCGCCTCGGCATCGCCAGCGTCCCCGCCGTATATATGGGGGACGAACTCGTCCACGTCGGTAAGGCCTCCCTCAGCGAACTCCTTCTCGCCCTCGAGGCTAAGGTAGGTGCCGAGGCCATCAGTGCCGAGCCCATCCGCCGCGCCTATGACCTCGTCGTCGTCGGGGGTGGCCCAGCAGGGATTGCCTCCGCCATCTACTCCGCGCGCAAGGGGCTCAAGGTAGCCGTCGTGGCCGAGCGCATCGGCGGTCAGGTCAATGAGACGACGGGCATCGAGAATATCCCCTCCGTCGCCCACACCACGGGCACGCAGCTGGCCGCGGACCTGCGTAAGCACGCCGAGGTCTACTCCATCGCCCTCCTGGACAACCGTCAGGTAGAGCGCATCGAGCTGGTGCAGGGGCTCAAGGAGCTACACACCAACCTCGGTGAGATCATCGCCACAGAGCAGGTCATCATCGCTACGGGCGCCAGCTGGCGCAAGCTCGGTGTCCCCGGCGAGGCCGAGTACATCGGCCGCGGGGTAGCCTTCTGCCCCCACTGCGACGGGCCCTTCTTCAAGGGCAAGGACATCGCTGTCATCGGCGGGGGCAACTCGGGCATCGAGGCCGCCATCGACCTGGCGGGCATCTGCAAGAGCGTCACCGTGCTGGAGTATGCCGACACGCTGCGCGCCGACACCGTCCTGCAGGAGAAGGCAGCCAGCCTCCCCAACGTCAGCATCCGCACCGCCATGGCCACCAAGGAGGTCCTCGGCGATGGCGCCAAGGTCACTGGGCTCAAGGTAGCCCCTCGTGACGGCGGCGATGAGGAGACGCTCGCGCTGGATGGCCTCTTCGTACAGATCGGGCTGGCAGCCAATACCAAGGCCTTCGACGGACTCCTCGAGCTACGCCGCGGGGAGATCATCATCGACGAGCGCTGCCGTACCTCGGTCGAGGGTATCTACGCTGCGGGCGACTGCACGACCGTGCCCTACAAGCAGATCGTCATCGCTATGGGCGAGGGTGCTAAGGCAGCCCTCACCGCCTTCGACGACCGCATCCGCTCGGGCAAGTAGTCCTGCCGCGGGCAGCACGCCAAGATCTCTTCTATATTCCAAGGCACAGCGCCCCGAGTCTCCGGAGAGACTCGGGGCGCTGTCTGTATAGGGCCCGCGCAGGCTGTGCCTCTCGGGCGGAGGTCCTCGGTAGGGCTGGGACTTAGGACTCCAGCACGTAGACCCATTCGTCCGCAGTCGACTCCGCCGCGCTGTAGACGAAGCCCTCGGGCGCAAGTGCCTGCACGGCCGCCAGATCCTCGGTAGGCTGGCGCAGCAGCGTCCCCGCCATCGTGCCGCGGGCCATCTTGGTATAGACGACGATCTGCTTGAGCCCGCCGTCGGGCCTACGTACGTAGAAGCTCGGGGTGATCACCCGCAGTGCCCGACGCACCTCCTCCCAGTGGAAGAGCCCCCGCATCTCGTCGCTGGCGAGGAAGAGCAGCGTCCCGCCGCAGGCCTGCCCCCGCTCGATGAGGACGGGCGTCAGCAGGTCACGCCAGTAGTCGAAAAGGCGCCCTTCGCCGATTTCAGGCAGGCGCACCGTCCCCTCCATACGGTAGGGACGAATGAGGTCGCTGGGGCGCAAGAGGCCGTAGGCGAAGGAGGTCATCAGGAGGTGCTCCGTAGCGTAGTGCCACTCCCCGGCGCTGAGCGTCGGCGCATCGAGCTTGCGATAGACCATACCCGAATAGCTGAGCAGCGCCTGCTGCTCGGGCGTACCCTCGTCGAAGAAGCTGCGCTGACGGCGGTAGACCTCCTCACTGAGCTTCGGGCTAAGGCCGAGGGCGCGCCCCAGCTCCTCGGCGCTGAGCCGCAGCGACTGGGCGATGATACGCTCGGCCTCGCTCTGGAAGCGTGCTCGAGTGTGGGTGAAGTGCGCGGCCAGCCGCTTGCGCTGGGTGAAGGTCTTGGCTGGGGAAATGAGTAGAAGCATCCTTGGCTGAATCTAGGTGAATGGCGGGCGGCGGCGCGCTGCGCCGCTGCCCTCGCCTCCACCAAAGGTAAGGCTTATCCCCCGAACGCCCCGCGTCGCCGCCCTCCTTCCTCCCCTTCGCCCTCTCCCCGCGAGCCAACCGCTAGGCTGCCGCCCTCCCTTCCGCAGCCTCCTGACCGATATCCCTCAACGCGCGCCACTGATACCCCTCACGCGCGCCACAGACGACCCTCAGCGCCCTGACTGATATCCCTCACAATCCCTCCCCCACTAGCCGCACCCCGCCGCCCCTTAGCTCCGCGCACCCGCTCCGCCAATTCGCCTTATCTTTATACCCATAAAACAGAGCACGATGAGCCCCAACGACGCCCCCCAAAACCAAGACGCAGGCAGCCCAAACCCAAGCCAGGAGGCCGCCCCCGAGCCCAAAGCCTCGCGCCTCAAGAAAGCCTACAAAGCTACCTCCAGCCTCCTCCGCAGGTGCTGGGACAAACGCCGAGCACTTCCTAGATTTATTCGCTGGAAGTTCCCCAGTATGGTTGAATATGCCTCTGACGTACTGGCTGAAGTACGTGTGCCCATCGTCCTTGGGGTATCCTTCGTTTTCCTCCACAAGCCTATCGAAGAGTTTGCGGTCAAGCGCCTCGTAGCCCCGCTCCTCGCTCACTTCGATACCGGATGGCTATCGAGCCTCCTAGCGCTAGGGCTAGCATTTATCCTATTCTTGCGTTTTATTCAACTCGGCAGGAGACGCTACATAGTAGGGGGCAAGGGTGTACTCAGCGCAATCCTTATCCTCCTAGGCTACGGCTACTACCGCTTTGTCCATCCCGACTTTGAGTTCTATGTACTCTTCGACAAAGCCTGCCCTATTGCCTTTGCTGACCTCATCCTGCTAGCTTGTCTTTTGACCATATTGCTCAAGGCATGGACACACTATACAAAGCCTACATCTTCACTAGAAGAGAAACATACCGAAGGACTCCTTATCGATCACCCGCTTACGGAAGAAGAAGAGGACATCTGTAGCTGGAGAGACTTTGCTGTAACCATAACTAAGCATCTCCTGGCTACAGATACCTCGCACGCGGCCTTTAGCCTCGGTATCGTTGCCTCCTGGGGCGAGGGTAAGTCCTCCTTCATGGGCATCATGCAGCGCTACCTACAGCAAGCGCAGCGCGAGGTCATCGTCATGCGCTTCAACCCTTGGCTCTACGATAAGGAGGCACAGCTGACGAAGGTCTTCTTCGAGGAGCTACGCCGTACACTTGCCCCCTACAGTAGCAAGCTCTCCAAGAGCATAGGCAACTACGCCGACCTGCTGCTCGCAGTAGATAGCAGCTGGCTAAAGCTCGCCCACCAGCTGCTCCGCTTGTCCCAGCGCAGCACTACGGAGCAGTTTGACCAGCTCTCTCAAGAGATCCAAAAGCTCGGCAGAAAGGTCGTCATCTTCATCGACGACGTAGACCGACTGACGCGGGAGGAACTGCTGGAGCTCTTCAACCTCGTGCGTAACTCCTCTAATCTACCTTGCCTCTACTTCGTCCTGGCCTAC harbors:
- a CDS encoding DUF695 domain-containing protein, producing the protein MKLTDEWFTSLSHTEGGQLVFVTVRKELEQFIASGSLRVRVAISWPYAAEADGMPDEATAQLIEEIEPLLRRTMERDKLAIMTGNYTGGGAKDWTFYTRHLPTFGERLNACLAPYPTLPLEIDCQEDPDWTDYREMLQMEQDEDED
- the ahpF gene encoding alkyl hydroperoxide reductase subunit F, giving the protein MTLDQNILEQLRGIFAQLEQSYTLLVENDGSPKAAELLTLARDFASTSERLSYEERPSATLRLSLLRGSEPTGISFRAIPGGHEFTSLILAVLNADGKGKNLPEEVFVRRIAALKTPLRLTTYASLSCTNCPEVVQALNLMALYNPGLEHEMVDGALFQAEVDRLGIASVPAVYMGDELVHVGKASLSELLLALEAKVGAEAISAEPIRRAYDLVVVGGGPAGIASAIYSARKGLKVAVVAERIGGQVNETTGIENIPSVAHTTGTQLAADLRKHAEVYSIALLDNRQVERIELVQGLKELHTNLGEIIATEQVIIATGASWRKLGVPGEAEYIGRGVAFCPHCDGPFFKGKDIAVIGGGNSGIEAAIDLAGICKSVTVLEYADTLRADTVLQEKAASLPNVSIRTAMATKEVLGDGAKVTGLKVAPRDGGDEETLALDGLFVQIGLAANTKAFDGLLELRRGEIIIDERCRTSVEGIYAAGDCTTVPYKQIVIAMGEGAKAALTAFDDRIRSGK
- a CDS encoding YaaA family protein gives rise to the protein MLLLISPAKTFTQRKRLAAHFTHTRARFQSEAERIIAQSLRLSAEELGRALGLSPKLSEEVYRRQRSFFDEGTPEQQALLSYSGMVYRKLDAPTLSAGEWHYATEHLLMTSFAYGLLRPSDLIRPYRMEGTVRLPEIGEGRLFDYWRDLLTPVLIERGQACGGTLLFLASDEMRGLFHWEEVRRALRVITPSFYVRRPDGGLKQIVVYTKMARGTMAGTLLRQPTEDLAAVQALAPEGFVYSAAESTADEWVYVLES
- a CDS encoding CvpA family protein, whose amino-acid sequence is MNQLDIFLGGAVLLFALSGLFGGAVKRVLQVAALVIAFRESWHLTPYLQQILGGAEGEQLGGWMVLLPLLSFALVYILIRVVGGWFASLTKGTFLGVLDRILGLVLGLLVGVYLMGYGCLLVEGILPTPPYDSQSQLPPSARQASYLYPRLIAAVDEITEAKTLLFGEPSEDAMSPQPQL
- the pth gene encoding aminoacyl-tRNA hydrolase; this translates as MKYLIVGLGNIGAEYEATRHNIGFRIADALAARMGARFETKRYGAVATGRIKSAQLVLLKPSTYMNLSGEAVRYWMSTEKIPIERVLVLVDDLALPFGTLRLKGKGSDAGHNGLKNIAQLLGSQSYPRLRFGIGNDFPQGAQIDYVLGRFSREEETALPELLERCCDITAAFCLEGIGPTMNRYN
- the ahpC gene encoding alkyl hydroperoxide reductase subunit C — its product is MSIINSELPEFKVNAYRKDKGFFEVTQEDLKGKWSIFFFYPGDFTFVCPTELADLADHYEEFQKLGVDIYSISTDSHFVHKAWADATDTIAKVQYTMLADMTFELSYAMGVLGEESGQAYRGTFLFNPDGLVKIAEIHDNGIGRDATELLRKVKAAKFVYEHPGQVCPAKWQEGDATLQPSIDLVGKI
- a CDS encoding Dps family protein; amino-acid sequence: MNVLSITGIDQTKAAAVVKELAQLLADFQVYYTNLRGYHWHVRGPQFFTLHAQFESYYNGAAEHVDEIAERLLQLGATPENRFSEYLKIATIKESHDVRDPKQILPELLDSLRVLVAQERKVAAAAEAADDIVTGDLISALLDEQEKSIWMLAAYEG
- a CDS encoding pimeloyl-ACP methyl esterase BioG family protein, with the translated sequence MYQQFTPAAVPEGRLILYFSGWGMTPVAVEHLERPEGYDLLSLWYYAEGAETLDFDFSRYSELRIVAWSMGVWAVDSFVAAHPELRARIHSATAVAGTGYPMDDRLGIPQLHYEMMRGELREDNRQRFDRRFCGARSMRHLYEALHARTTAELQAEHDALYHLMRAEEHPSPKPSALGLWTRAYVGGDDRILPPAHQLRYWQGQGLEPQVIDEGVHYLFPLFTHWEQLWR